The following proteins are co-located in the uncultured Tolumonas sp. genome:
- the aspS gene encoding aspartate--tRNA ligase, producing the protein MRSIYCGQVTSSHVDQTVTLCGWVHRRRDLGGLIFIDMRDREGIIQVFFDPDQPEAFALASELRNEFCIRVTGTVRARPESQINKDMATGEVEVFAHGLEIINRSEALPLDFNQTNTEEQRLKYRYLDLRRPEMAASLKTRARITSFVRRYMDEHGFLDIETPMLTKATPEGARDYLVPSRVHKGKFYALPQSPQLFKQLLMMSGFDRYYQIVKCFRDEDLRADRQPEFTQIDVETSFLNADQVRELMENMIRGLWQNVIGVDLGQFPIMTFDEAMRRYGSDKPDLRNPMEMVDVADLLKEVAFAVFAGPANDPKGRVAALRVPGGAQLSRKQIDEYTQFVAIYGAKGLAWMKVNQAANGLEGVQSPVAKFLNDEIVREILRRTGAQDGDIIFFGADSKKVVCDAIGALRLKLSRDLDLVENCWKPLWVVDFPMFEEDGEGGVTAMHHPFTAPKDFTPEQLEADPLAAYANAYDMVINGYEVGGGSVRIHRSEMQQTVFRAIGISEAEQKEKFGFLLDALKFGTPPHAGLAFGLDRLTMLLIGSDNIRDVIAFPKTTAAACLMTDAPSFANQQQLGELAIQTTVKAAE; encoded by the coding sequence ATGCGTAGCATTTACTGTGGTCAGGTGACAAGTAGCCATGTCGATCAGACTGTAACCCTGTGTGGTTGGGTTCATCGCCGTCGCGATTTGGGCGGGCTGATTTTTATCGACATGCGTGACCGCGAAGGCATTATTCAGGTGTTTTTCGATCCGGATCAGCCGGAAGCATTCGCACTGGCATCAGAACTGCGTAATGAATTCTGTATTCGTGTCACTGGTACAGTACGCGCGCGCCCAGAAAGCCAGATCAACAAAGATATGGCGACGGGTGAAGTCGAAGTGTTCGCGCATGGTTTAGAGATCATCAATCGTTCAGAAGCGTTACCACTGGATTTCAACCAGACCAACACCGAAGAACAGCGTCTGAAATACCGTTATCTGGATCTGCGTCGCCCGGAAATGGCTGCCTCACTGAAAACCCGTGCCCGCATCACCAGCTTTGTGCGCCGTTATATGGACGAGCATGGTTTCCTCGATATTGAAACGCCAATGCTGACCAAAGCGACACCGGAAGGTGCGCGTGACTATCTGGTGCCAAGCCGTGTGCATAAAGGTAAATTCTACGCACTGCCACAATCACCACAACTGTTCAAACAGCTGCTGATGATGTCGGGTTTTGATCGCTACTATCAGATCGTGAAATGCTTCCGTGATGAAGATCTGCGTGCTGATCGTCAGCCAGAATTCACCCAGATCGACGTGGAAACCTCGTTCCTGAACGCCGATCAAGTGCGTGAACTGATGGAAAACATGATCCGTGGTCTGTGGCAGAATGTGATTGGCGTTGATTTGGGTCAATTCCCAATCATGACTTTTGACGAAGCGATGCGTCGTTACGGTTCTGATAAGCCAGATCTGCGTAACCCAATGGAAATGGTCGATGTCGCTGACCTGCTGAAAGAAGTGGCGTTTGCGGTGTTTGCAGGCCCTGCGAATGATCCGAAAGGTCGTGTGGCTGCACTGCGTGTACCGGGCGGTGCCCAGTTGTCACGCAAACAGATCGACGAATACACCCAATTCGTGGCGATTTATGGCGCGAAAGGTCTGGCATGGATGAAAGTCAATCAGGCGGCAAATGGTCTGGAAGGCGTGCAATCGCCCGTGGCTAAGTTCCTGAACGACGAGATCGTGCGTGAAATTCTGCGCCGCACGGGCGCACAAGACGGCGATATCATCTTCTTCGGTGCTGACAGCAAAAAAGTGGTGTGTGACGCGATTGGTGCACTGCGTCTGAAACTGAGTCGCGATCTGGATCTGGTGGAAAACTGCTGGAAACCATTGTGGGTCGTTGATTTCCCAATGTTTGAAGAAGATGGTGAAGGTGGCGTCACCGCGATGCATCACCCATTCACCGCACCGAAAGATTTCACGCCGGAACAACTGGAAGCAGATCCATTAGCCGCTTACGCCAACGCTTATGACATGGTCATTAATGGTTACGAAGTGGGCGGTGGTTCCGTGCGTATTCACCGCAGCGAAATGCAACAAACTGTATTCCGTGCAATTGGCATCAGTGAAGCAGAACAAAAAGAGAAATTCGGCTTCCTGCTCGATGCACTGAAATTTGGTACACCGCCGCATGCCGGTCTGGCTTTTGGTCTCGATCGTCTGACCATGCTGTTGATTGGCAGCGACAACATTCGTGACGTGATTGCGTTCCCGAAAACCACCGCAGCTGCCTGTCTGATGACCGATGCGCCAAGTTTTGCCAACCAGCAACAACTGGGTGAGCTGGCTATTCAAACTACGGTGAAAGCGGCCGAATAA
- a CDS encoding PhoH family protein, translating into MSRHIATLDLHLDPADSQRLASLCGPFDDNIKQIERRMGVEIIYRNNHFQIVGKGAIAQVVADLLKQLYVETQPVRGQKVVDLTPDQVHLAIQQCHMLEQSDDNETPNAIPYGKEVNIKTKRGMVKPRSPNQAQYVNNIVAHDITFGIGPAGTGKTYLAVAAAVDALERQEVRRILLTRPAVEAGEKLGFLPGDLSQKVDPYLRPLYDALFEMLGFERVEKLIERNIIEIAPLAYMRGRTLNDAFIILDEGQNTTVEQMKMFLTRIGFNSRAVITGDITQIDLPRNVKSGLRHSIEVLNGVDGLSFNFFQATDVVRHPVVARIVQAYEKFEQQKIIAEGKAAPHEESSS; encoded by the coding sequence TTGAGCCGACACATTGCCACTCTCGACCTTCATTTAGACCCCGCGGATAGCCAACGTCTGGCCAGTTTATGCGGCCCGTTTGATGACAACATCAAGCAGATTGAACGTCGCATGGGTGTGGAAATCATCTATCGCAACAACCATTTCCAGATTGTTGGTAAAGGCGCTATCGCGCAAGTGGTCGCTGATCTGCTGAAACAGCTGTATGTGGAAACACAGCCAGTACGCGGGCAGAAAGTAGTCGATCTGACACCGGATCAAGTGCATCTGGCGATCCAGCAGTGTCATATGCTGGAACAAAGTGACGACAACGAAACACCGAATGCCATCCCGTATGGCAAAGAAGTCAACATCAAAACCAAACGCGGCATGGTGAAACCACGTTCGCCGAATCAGGCGCAATACGTTAATAATATTGTCGCGCATGACATTACCTTTGGTATTGGCCCTGCGGGTACCGGTAAAACTTATTTAGCCGTGGCTGCCGCCGTCGATGCGTTAGAGCGTCAGGAAGTGCGCCGTATTCTACTCACCCGCCCCGCGGTCGAAGCCGGTGAAAAACTGGGTTTCCTGCCGGGTGATTTAAGTCAGAAGGTCGATCCGTATTTGCGTCCGCTTTACGATGCGCTGTTTGAGATGCTGGGCTTCGAACGGGTTGAAAAACTGATCGAGCGCAACATCATTGAGATCGCGCCGTTGGCTTATATGCGTGGTCGTACGCTGAATGATGCCTTTATCATTCTGGATGAAGGGCAAAACACCACCGTGGAACAGATGAAGATGTTCCTGACCCGTATCGGCTTTAACTCGCGCGCCGTGATCACCGGTGATATCACCCAGATCGACTTGCCACGCAACGTGAAATCAGGTTTGCGCCACTCTATCGAAGTATTAAATGGTGTCGACGGGCTGTCATTTAACTTTTTCCAAGCCACGGATGTGGTTCGTCATCCTGTTGTCGCACGCATCGTGCAGGCTTACGAAAAATTTGAGCAACAAAAAATAATCGCGGAAGGCAAAGCAGCGCCGCACGAGGAATCATCGTCATGA
- a CDS encoding FmdB family zinc ribbon protein yields MPVYQYECTHCGHQLAKLQKMSDAPLVDCPACSQAALKKLLSAPGFRLKGGGWYETDFKTGTKKNLASCDSAQGGCASCPAAGE; encoded by the coding sequence ATGCCAGTGTATCAGTACGAGTGTACTCATTGTGGTCATCAGCTTGCGAAATTGCAGAAAATGTCTGATGCACCGCTGGTGGATTGTCCGGCTTGCTCTCAGGCCGCACTGAAAAAACTGCTGTCCGCACCTGGATTTCGCCTGAAAGGCGGTGGCTGGTATGAAACAGATTTCAAAACCGGCACCAAAAAGAATCTGGCAAGTTGCGACTCAGCACAAGGCGGATGCGCGAGCTGTCCGGCTGCTGGCGAATAA
- the miaB gene encoding tRNA (N6-isopentenyl adenosine(37)-C2)-methylthiotransferase MiaB yields the protein MSKKLHIKTWGCQMNEYDSAKMVDLLTSSLGYETTELPEEADLLVLNTCSIREKAQEKLFHQLGRWKELKKKNPELVIAVGGCVASQEGKAIRARAPNVDVVFGPQTLHRLPNMIKQVKEGHGAQVDVSFPEIEKFDNLPEPRAEGPTAYVSIMEGCSKYCTYCVVPYTRGEEVSRPLDDVLYEIAQLAEQGVREVNLLGQNVNAYRGANHDGSICSFAQLLRMVAAIDGIDRIRYTTSHPIEFTDDIIDVYQDTPELVSFLHLPVQSGSDKILSMMKRPHTALEYKSKIRKLKAVRPDILISSDFIVGFPGETDDDFAKTMKLIEEVQFDTSYSFIFSARPGTPAADMPDDTPLEVKKERLYHLQQTINNQAMQYSRQMHDSIQRILVEGPSSQNIMELRGRTENNRVVNFEGDARLIGQFVDVRITEARPHSLRGEIVRTEAEMDLRHQIKPAEILSRRPDGVADELGVAQFRP from the coding sequence ATGAGCAAGAAACTGCATATCAAAACCTGGGGCTGCCAGATGAACGAGTACGACTCGGCCAAAATGGTAGATTTGTTGACCAGTTCACTGGGTTATGAAACCACCGAGCTTCCGGAAGAAGCTGACCTGCTGGTATTGAATACCTGTTCTATTCGCGAAAAAGCGCAAGAAAAACTGTTCCACCAGTTAGGACGCTGGAAAGAGCTGAAAAAGAAAAATCCGGAGCTGGTGATCGCGGTCGGCGGTTGCGTGGCGTCCCAAGAAGGCAAAGCGATCCGCGCACGCGCGCCGAATGTCGATGTGGTGTTTGGCCCGCAAACCCTGCACCGCCTGCCGAATATGATCAAGCAGGTCAAAGAAGGTCACGGCGCACAGGTCGACGTGTCATTCCCGGAAATCGAGAAATTCGACAACCTGCCAGAGCCACGTGCTGAAGGCCCGACGGCCTATGTTTCCATCATGGAAGGTTGTTCTAAATATTGTACTTACTGCGTGGTGCCTTATACCCGTGGTGAGGAAGTCAGCCGTCCGCTGGATGATGTGCTGTATGAAATTGCACAACTGGCGGAACAAGGCGTGCGTGAAGTGAATCTGCTGGGGCAAAACGTGAATGCGTATCGCGGTGCCAACCACGATGGCAGCATCTGTAGCTTTGCTCAGTTACTGCGTATGGTGGCGGCGATTGATGGCATTGACCGTATTCGTTACACCACCAGCCACCCGATCGAATTCACCGACGACATTATCGACGTGTATCAAGACACGCCTGAACTGGTGAGTTTCCTGCATCTGCCGGTACAAAGCGGTTCCGACAAGATCTTGTCGATGATGAAACGCCCGCACACCGCGTTGGAATACAAATCAAAGATCCGCAAGCTGAAAGCCGTGCGCCCAGACATTCTGATCAGTTCTGACTTTATCGTGGGTTTCCCTGGTGAAACCGATGACGATTTCGCCAAAACCATGAAATTGATTGAAGAAGTGCAGTTCGATACCAGCTACAGCTTCATCTTCAGCGCACGCCCGGGTACACCGGCTGCCGATATGCCCGACGATACGCCGCTGGAAGTGAAAAAAGAGCGTCTGTATCACTTGCAGCAAACCATCAACAATCAGGCGATGCAATACAGCCGCCAGATGCATGACTCTATTCAGCGCATTCTGGTCGAAGGCCCATCCAGCCAGAACATCATGGAACTGCGTGGCCGCACCGAAAATAACCGCGTGGTGAATTTCGAAGGCGATGCCCGTCTGATTGGTCAGTTTGTGGATGTGCGCATTACCGAAGCGCGACCACATTCGCTGCGTGGCGAGATTGTTCGCACCGAAGCGGAAATGGATCTGCGCCATCAAATTAAGCCAGCGGAGATTTTAAGTCGCCGCCCCGATGGTGTTGCCGATGAATTGGGTGTTGCCCAGTTCCGCCCATAA